A genomic region of Colletotrichum destructivum chromosome 5, complete sequence contains the following coding sequences:
- a CDS encoding Putative splicing factor 3B subunit 5/RDS3 complex subunit 10, with translation MADKLRNQQELERLQAKYVGTGHPDTTSWEWKTNIYRDTYSSIAGHPPMLSYMALAENEPTQLLRARLIRKMMQPAGPPPARED, from the exons ATG GCCGACAAACTCCGCAACCAGCAAGAACTTGAGCGCCTCCAGGCCAAGTACGTCGGCACAGGACACCCCGACACAACCAGTTGGGAGTGGAAGACAAACATCTACCGCGACACGTACTCTTCCATCGCCGGCCACCCCCCGATGCTCTCATACATGGCACTGGCCGAGAACGAGCCTACACAGCTGCTCCGGGCGAGGTTGATCAGG AAAATGATGCAACCTGCCGGCCCACCACCAGCGCGCGAGGATTAA